The genomic region ATTCTTCAACGAACATCTGCATTTACTGGAAACGATGATTATTCCTCATCCCAGCGGTAATGCCATTTCCCTGATTTCCAAGCAACTGGAAATCTTCAGGAACAAGCACCGCGAGTTGGAAAATCAGCTCAATACGCTGATTGAAATCGCAAGGGACAACGATGCTTCGCTGAACCGCATGCACAAACTGACTCTGACGCTGCTCGAAGCATCGTCGCTGGCCGACGTTGCCGACAAACTGGACCTGATTTTGTCCGAGTATTTCCTGACCGATTTTGTGGCGATTCGAATCGTCAAGCCTCACGACGAGTCCGAAACGGCAGATTTTTTCATCAGACCGGACAGAGAAAGTCTTGAGCCGTTTGCTAAAGAATTGTCCTCGAAGGAGCCCAAATGCGGCCGGCCCACGCTGGCTCAGGCCAAGGCGCTGTTCGGCGGTTCCGCGTTGGAAGTGAAATCCTGCGCCATCATTCCTTTAAGCCTGGCCGGTACCAGAGGGTTACTGGCGATCGGCAGTCGACAGGAAGGGCGCTTCCATTACAGCATGGGCAACCTGTTCCTGAATCAGATGGGCGAACTCGTCAGCGCCCGGATCATGACGTTATTAACCCGAAACTAATTCCGATGGACGAGTCTGCCGGCCGGATATTGACCGATTTTTTGTCCGAGCTTAAGTTCGAAAAGCGGGTATCGCCGCATACCTTAAGCAATTACCGGCGGGATATCGAGCTGCTCGCCCGGTTTTGCCGAGATAAGGCCATTCTTCACTGGCGGGACGTTCAGCAAAGCCACATCCGTTCCCACATTGCCCAAAGGCACCGACAGGGGATCGGCAGCAAAAGCCTGCAGCGCGAATTGTCCGCGATTCGCAGTTTTTACCGGTTTCAATTAAAGAAAGGATGGATCGACAACAATCCGGCGCAGCATGTAAAGGCGCCGAAGCAAGCCAGAAAGTTGCCGAAAACGTTGGATGTGGATCAGATGGTCGGCCTTTTGGACGCCGGCGCCGATTCCATTCTGGAACTGCGCGATCTGGCCATGTTCGAATTGTTCTATTCTTCCGGCTTGCGTCTTGGCGAACTGGCGGCGCTGAACCTGGACGATCTGGATCTGCCCGACCGGGCGCTGCTGGTCAGAGAAGGTAAAGGCGGCAAATCCAGGGTATTGCCGGTCGGGTCACAGGCCGTGAAAGCCGTCGGGCAATGGTTGCCGCACCGGCAGGCGATGGCCTTGAAGGACGTCCCGGCCTTATTCGTTTCCGCCCGAGGAACCCGGTTGAGCCCGCGCAGCATTCAATTGAGGCTGGTCCGGTGGTGCCGGCAAAAAGAGATAACGGCCCGTATTCATCCGCACATGCTAAGGCATTCATTCGCCAGTCATTTATTGGAGTCCAGCCAGGATTTGAGAGCGGTTCAGGAACTTCTCGGGCATAGCAGCATCAGTACTACTCAGATCTATACGCACCTGGATTTTCAGCATCTTGCTGAAATTTATGACAAAGCGCATCCAAGGGCGAAAATTAAACCGAAGTAGCCATTTGCTTCATAAGCAAAAAAATCAAAAATCTGCTACCATGCGAATTCTCTATCATCAATAGACGCTGTCTGCCTTATTGCGCAGAAATATTTTAAATACAGGATACTGGAAATGGCGGCAAACGAAACACTGCAGGATATCAAATCGAGAGGGGTACTTTGGGGCTTTGGCGTTTTTATTGTTACGACATTAACCGTTATCCTGATTCTGGGCGCGTGGTGGGGCGGTGAGCCCGAGCAATTCAATATTCAGGAAGAAGCCCTGGAGCGGGCGAAGATAACGAAGACCACGGATATCCCTTTGGGCTATACCTTTACCAATACTCTGGCCCATATTGCCGAAGTGCTCCTGCATAAATCCGGCGGCTATATCACCAACGACGTGGCGCCTCCCGGCTTTTTCCTCGACAACATTTCCAGTTTCGAATACGGCGCCCTGGTGATGCTGCGCGACGCCACCTCGGCGTTAAGAAACCACTTCGCCCGGGACCAGTCCCAATCGGACGAAGATCCTGATCTGAAGGTAG from Methylosarcina fibrata AML-C10 harbors:
- the xerC gene encoding tyrosine recombinase XerC is translated as MDESAGRILTDFLSELKFEKRVSPHTLSNYRRDIELLARFCRDKAILHWRDVQQSHIRSHIAQRHRQGIGSKSLQRELSAIRSFYRFQLKKGWIDNNPAQHVKAPKQARKLPKTLDVDQMVGLLDAGADSILELRDLAMFELFYSSGLRLGELAALNLDDLDLPDRALLVREGKGGKSRVLPVGSQAVKAVGQWLPHRQAMALKDVPALFVSARGTRLSPRSIQLRLVRWCRQKEITARIHPHMLRHSFASHLLESSQDLRAVQELLGHSSISTTQIYTHLDFQHLAEIYDKAHPRAKIKPK
- a CDS encoding DUF484 family protein — encoded protein: MTTKQAASLTSDQVENYLLKHPEFFNEHLHLLETMIIPHPSGNAISLISKQLEIFRNKHRELENQLNTLIEIARDNDASLNRMHKLTLTLLEASSLADVADKLDLILSEYFLTDFVAIRIVKPHDESETADFFIRPDRESLEPFAKELSSKEPKCGRPTLAQAKALFGGSALEVKSCAIIPLSLAGTRGLLAIGSRQEGRFHYSMGNLFLNQMGELVSARIMTLLTRN